Below is a window of Polyangiaceae bacterium DNA.
CGCGGTGCGTGAGCTGGCCGAGCGCTGGGAGGGCCCGCTCCACGTCCTGGTGAACAACGCGGCCGTCGCGCCGCTGGCGCGGGAAGAGACCCCCGAGGGCATCGAGCGCCAGCTCGCCACCAACGTGCTCGGTTACCTCTGGACGACCGAGTTGCTCCGCCCCGCCCTGCGCCTGGGCGCGCGCGACGCCGGTGAGGCCCGCGTCGTCAACGTCGCGAGCTATTGGGCGGGTGACCTCGCGCTCGACGATCTGGAGTTTCGGCGGCGCCGTTACGACAACGACAGCGCCTACCGGCAGTCGAAGCAGGCCAACCGCATGCTGACGCTGGTACACGCCGACATGCTCGCGCCCGATCAAGTCAGCGTGAACGCGTGTCACCCCGGCGACGTGAATTCGACCCTGTCGAACGCGCTGGGATTCGGCGGCAGCGAGAGCCCC
It encodes the following:
- a CDS encoding SDR family NAD(P)-dependent oxidoreductase, whose translation is MARVALLTGATGAIGRAIARGLGREPGVELVLVVRDRARGERLVGELAAEGLTARLEVADLSRKAAVRELAERWEGPLHVLVNNAAVAPLAREETPEGIERQLATNVLGYLWTTELLRPALRLGARDAGEARVVNVASYWAGDLALDDLEFRRRRYDNDSAYRQSKQANRMLTLVHADMLAPDQVSVNACHPGDVNSTLSNALGFGGSESPEHGADTPVWLAVSADLRGVTGGYFERRAPARCRFASDRAGIAELYQRCAGY